In Haloimpatiens massiliensis, the following are encoded in one genomic region:
- the purM gene encoding phosphoribosylformylglycinamidine cyclo-ligase has product MIDYKSSGVNIKEGYKTVSLIKEYTKRTQSSNVLNGIGSFAGMFQLSGEYKNPVLVSGTDGVGTKLDIAFKMNKYDTVGIDCVAMSVNDILCHGAKPLFFLDYIACGRLESDVAAGLVKGVAEGCMQSECALIGGETAEMPGFYDDGKYDIAGFAVGIVDRDKIIDGSTISEGDILIGIESSGVHSNGYSLVRKAIKDLNEDFQGKKIGDVLLTPTNIYVKTVLGLLKEFNIKGMSHITGGGFYENIPRMFKEDFTAVVDKNSFNVPDIFKHLMSLGVEEKEMFNTFNMGIGFVLCVNKEDEHKIINKINDFGFKAYKIGHVERGGKEVCLK; this is encoded by the coding sequence ATGATAGATTATAAATCATCAGGAGTAAACATAAAAGAGGGATATAAAACTGTAAGTTTAATTAAGGAATACACTAAAAGAACTCAAAGCTCAAATGTTTTAAATGGCATAGGCAGCTTTGCAGGAATGTTTCAATTAAGTGGAGAATATAAAAATCCTGTTTTAGTATCTGGTACTGATGGTGTAGGTACAAAACTTGATATAGCTTTTAAAATGAATAAATATGACACTGTGGGCATTGACTGTGTAGCCATGAGTGTCAATGATATATTGTGCCATGGAGCAAAACCATTATTTTTTCTAGACTATATAGCTTGCGGAAGATTAGAATCAGATGTGGCAGCAGGGCTTGTTAAAGGGGTTGCAGAAGGTTGTATGCAATCAGAGTGTGCTTTAATTGGTGGAGAAACTGCTGAAATGCCAGGATTTTATGATGATGGAAAATATGATATAGCGGGTTTTGCTGTAGGAATAGTAGATAGAGATAAAATAATAGATGGCAGTACCATAAGTGAAGGAGATATACTAATTGGTATAGAATCTTCAGGAGTTCACAGCAATGGATATTCATTAGTTAGAAAAGCTATAAAGGATTTAAATGAAGATTTTCAGGGTAAGAAAATAGGGGATGTTTTATTGACACCTACTAATATATATGTAAAAACTGTTTTGGGACTTTTAAAGGAATTTAATATAAAGGGAATGAGCCACATAACTGGTGGTGGTTTCTATGAAAATATTCCTAGAATGTTTAAAGAGGATTTTACAGCAGTAGTAGATAAAAACAGCTTTAATGTACCTGATATATTCAAGCATTTAATGAGTCTTGGAGTAGAGGAAAAAGAGATGTTCAACACATTTAATATGGGCATAGGTTTTGTTCTATGTGTAAACAAGGAAGATGAACATAAAATTATAAACAAAATAAATGATTTTGGATTTAAGGCTTATAAAATAGGTCATGTAGAGCGTGGAGGCAAAGAAGTATGTTTAAAATAG
- a CDS encoding DDE-type integrase/transposase/recombinase: MDSIITYLISYNQYLLKIIYQLLMFICKYIPLKQWAFEDSHSPEYQKFKVDKLPKIVRFEKVDYQLLLAYYKHKYNKLTKPVQRRNGKSVPENILCPKCGAPHQYIYDNNGSRGQYQCKVCGQNFNESNHTTKPIVFSCPYCGQTLSPKKDRKHFRIHKCVNPKCSYYRKNLDKLPKDLSDADKHKYKLHYIYREFTIDFFKMDLHELPSRAINFKYKKFNAHIMGLCLTYHVNLKLSTRQTAHALEEVHGIKISHTMIANYAMTAAAVIKPFVDTFDYNPSNILSADETYIKVKGIKHYVWIIMDACKKSILGYQVSDTRAVGPCILAMRMAFEKFKNFPNKALKFIADGYSAYPLASQQCKLVNGWDFDVTQVIGLTNNDAVSTEFRWVKQVVERLNRTFKSSYRVTCGYGSENGALYGVSLWVAYYNFLRPHPYNYWKPLNEIDILTNAGNMPAKWQLLIYLGQQTILKMQTENSA, from the coding sequence ATGGATTCAATTATAACTTATTTAATTTCCTATAATCAATATCTTTTAAAAATAATTTATCAATTACTTATGTTTATTTGTAAATACATTCCTCTTAAGCAGTGGGCTTTTGAGGATTCACATAGTCCCGAATATCAAAAATTCAAAGTGGATAAACTACCTAAAATTGTTCGTTTTGAAAAGGTAGACTATCAACTTCTTTTAGCTTACTATAAACATAAATATAATAAACTAACCAAACCTGTTCAGAGACGTAATGGGAAGTCCGTCCCTGAAAATATCCTATGTCCTAAATGCGGTGCCCCTCACCAGTATATCTACGATAATAATGGCTCTAGAGGTCAATACCAGTGCAAGGTTTGTGGTCAAAATTTTAATGAAAGTAACCACACTACTAAACCTATAGTATTTAGTTGTCCTTATTGCGGACAAACTCTTTCTCCAAAGAAAGATCGTAAGCATTTTAGAATACATAAATGTGTTAATCCTAAGTGTTCCTACTACCGCAAGAACTTAGACAAACTGCCTAAAGACTTAAGTGACGCTGATAAACACAAGTACAAGCTCCACTACATCTATCGTGAGTTCACCATAGATTTCTTCAAAATGGACTTACATGAACTTCCTTCTAGAGCAATTAACTTTAAGTATAAGAAGTTCAATGCCCACATTATGGGGCTTTGCCTTACTTATCACGTTAATCTTAAGCTATCTACTAGGCAGACAGCACATGCCTTGGAGGAAGTACATGGTATAAAGATTTCACATACAATGATTGCTAATTATGCTATGACTGCTGCCGCAGTTATAAAGCCATTTGTAGATACTTTTGACTATAATCCTTCTAACATCCTTTCTGCTGATGAAACATACATTAAGGTAAAAGGCATAAAGCATTATGTTTGGATTATCATGGATGCTTGTAAAAAGTCTATTCTTGGCTACCAAGTATCCGATACTCGTGCTGTAGGTCCATGTATCCTCGCTATGCGTATGGCTTTTGAGAAGTTTAAAAACTTCCCTAATAAAGCCTTAAAATTCATTGCAGATGGCTATAGTGCCTACCCTCTTGCAAGTCAGCAGTGTAAACTCGTTAATGGCTGGGACTTTGATGTTACTCAAGTTATCGGACTCACCAATAATGATGCTGTATCCACCGAATTTCGTTGGGTAAAGCAAGTAGTAGAACGGCTTAACCGCACCTTCAAGTCTTCTTATCGCGTTACCTGCGGTTATGGAAGCGAGAATGGTGCACTTTATGGCGTTTCCCTTTGGGTTGCCTATTATAACTTTCTACGTCCTCATCCTTATAACTACTGGAAGCCACTAAATGAGATAGATATTTTAACTAATGCGGGCAATATGCCTGCTAAGTGGCAATTACTTATTTACCTTGGTCAACAAACAATATTAAAGATGCAAACTGAAAATTCTGCTTAA
- the purF gene encoding amidophosphoribosyltransferase: MEGFNLEEDKLKEECGVFGIYSNEIDEEISHLTYYGLYALQHRGQESCGISVKSGEKIKCYKNTGLVSDVFNKESLQNLKGNISIGHVRYSTAGGGGSINAQPLVSKFKLGSISIAHNGNLVNADVIRELLEETGCTFQTSIDTEVIINLIARSYKKGVERSIVDALKFVKGSYAMLLMAENKLIGARDPNGIRPLCLGKIDEKYVLSSESCALDSIGAEFIRDVEPGEIVIIDEEGVRTIKFAEKTGCATCSFEYIYFARPDSVIDGVNVYESRIKAGEILYKESPVDADVVIGVPDSGVPAAIGYSKASGIPYAMGIIKNKYIGRTFISPTQEMRERDVSVKLNVLKVNVEGKRVIIIDDSIVRGTTSKRLVSILRKAGAKEVHFRVSSPPVKFPCYFGIDTPYREDLIGSCSSLDDIRVRIGADSLEYLSINGLLKSLGKDKGYCLGCFSGEYPLSTPSEDFR; the protein is encoded by the coding sequence ATGGAAGGCTTTAACCTAGAGGAAGACAAATTAAAAGAAGAGTGCGGTGTATTTGGAATATATTCAAATGAAATAGATGAAGAAATCAGCCATTTAACTTATTATGGACTATATGCTCTTCAGCATAGGGGACAAGAGAGCTGCGGTATATCAGTAAAAAGTGGAGAAAAAATTAAATGTTATAAAAATACAGGACTTGTAAGCGATGTTTTTAATAAGGAAAGTTTACAAAATTTAAAGGGAAATATATCTATAGGACATGTGAGATATTCTACAGCAGGGGGCGGTGGAAGTATAAATGCTCAGCCACTAGTTAGTAAATTTAAACTAGGATCTATTTCTATAGCTCATAACGGAAATCTTGTAAATGCAGATGTCATAAGAGAGCTTTTAGAGGAAACAGGATGTACATTTCAAACATCTATAGATACAGAGGTTATAATAAACCTTATTGCTAGAAGTTATAAAAAAGGTGTAGAAAGATCTATAGTTGATGCATTGAAATTCGTAAAAGGTTCATATGCAATGCTTTTAATGGCAGAGAATAAACTTATTGGTGCTAGAGATCCAAATGGTATAAGACCACTTTGTCTTGGAAAGATTGATGAAAAATATGTATTAAGTTCTGAAAGCTGTGCGTTAGATTCCATTGGAGCTGAATTTATAAGGGATGTAGAGCCAGGAGAAATAGTTATAATAGATGAAGAAGGAGTAAGAACAATAAAATTTGCAGAAAAAACAGGATGTGCAACTTGCTCTTTTGAATACATTTATTTTGCAAGACCTGACAGTGTAATTGACGGAGTTAATGTGTATGAATCAAGAATAAAGGCTGGAGAAATACTTTATAAAGAAAGTCCAGTGGATGCAGATGTAGTAATTGGTGTGCCGGATTCAGGAGTACCAGCAGCTATAGGATATTCAAAAGCTTCAGGAATACCTTATGCTATGGGAATTATTAAAAACAAATATATAGGGAGAACATTTATATCACCTACTCAGGAAATGAGAGAGAGAGATGTTTCTGTTAAACTAAATGTACTTAAGGTGAATGTAGAAGGAAAAAGAGTTATTATAATAGATGACTCAATAGTTAGAGGAACAACTAGTAAGAGACTAGTGAGTATACTTAGGAAAGCAGGAGCAAAAGAAGTTCACTTTAGAGTTTCATCTCCTCCGGTAAAGTTCCCATGCTATTTTGGAATTGACACTCCTTACAGAGAGGATTTAATAGGTTCATGCAGTAGCTTAGATGATATAAGAGTAAGAATAGGTGCAGACAGCCTAGAATACTTAAGTATAAATGGACTTTTAAAATCCCTAGGAAAAGATAAAGGGTATTGTCTAGGATGTTTTTCAGGAGAATATCCATTGTCAACGCCAAGTGAGGACTTTAGATAA
- the purD gene encoding phosphoribosylamine--glycine ligase: MKLLVIGSGGREHAIAWKLSKSNKVHKIYCAPGNGGTALEEKCTNINLNSVDEYLSFAKENKIDVTVVGPEAPLVEGIVDTFKKEGLKIFGPDKKGAFLEGSKAFAKEFMKKYGVKTAEYEAFTDFKKASEYIKNCAYPVVIKADGLAAGKGVVICQEEKDAQKALEDFMVKDIFKGSGKKIIIEEFLQGVEASILSITDGETIIPFISSKDHKQIYDGDKGPNTGGMGVIAPNPYCSDEVIKEFTKYVLEPTLKGIRQEHMDYIGIIFFGIMITKKGVYLLEYNVRMGDPETQAVLYLMESDFMDIIMEALNKNLSNMNIKWENKHSCCIVAASEGYPSSYKKGFTIEIEDNLESKVIAAGVKLQDNQLMTNGGRVLCVVAKGDSLESAREKAYRDIEKVKFKGIYYRKDIGKANS; the protein is encoded by the coding sequence ATGAAACTATTAGTTATTGGTAGTGGTGGAAGAGAACATGCTATAGCATGGAAACTTTCAAAAAGTAACAAGGTACATAAGATTTATTGCGCTCCGGGTAATGGTGGAACAGCTTTAGAAGAAAAATGTACCAATATAAATTTAAACAGTGTAGATGAATATCTTTCCTTTGCAAAGGAAAATAAAATAGACGTAACAGTAGTTGGACCAGAAGCACCTTTAGTTGAAGGTATAGTTGATACATTTAAAAAAGAAGGATTAAAGATATTTGGACCAGATAAAAAAGGTGCGTTTTTAGAGGGAAGCAAGGCTTTTGCTAAAGAATTCATGAAAAAGTATGGAGTTAAGACTGCTGAATATGAGGCATTTACTGACTTTAAAAAAGCAAGTGAATATATAAAAAACTGTGCCTATCCTGTAGTTATAAAGGCAGATGGCCTTGCAGCTGGAAAAGGCGTAGTTATATGCCAAGAAGAAAAAGATGCTCAAAAAGCCTTAGAAGATTTTATGGTTAAGGATATATTTAAGGGGTCTGGTAAAAAGATAATAATAGAGGAGTTTTTACAAGGTGTAGAAGCCTCTATACTTTCTATAACAGATGGAGAAACTATAATACCTTTTATATCTTCTAAGGATCATAAGCAGATTTATGATGGAGATAAGGGACCGAATACCGGAGGTATGGGTGTTATAGCACCTAATCCATATTGTAGTGATGAAGTGATAAAGGAGTTTACAAAATATGTATTAGAGCCAACGCTTAAGGGAATAAGACAGGAGCATATGGACTATATAGGGATTATATTCTTTGGAATAATGATAACTAAAAAAGGTGTATATCTTTTAGAATATAATGTTAGAATGGGAGATCCAGAAACTCAGGCAGTGCTTTATTTAATGGAATCGGATTTTATGGATATAATAATGGAAGCTTTAAATAAGAATTTATCAAATATGAACATAAAATGGGAAAATAAGCACAGTTGCTGTATAGTAGCTGCTTCAGAAGGTTATCCTTCCTCATATAAAAAAGGGTTCACTATAGAAATAGAAGATAATTTGGAAAGCAAGGTAATAGCAGCAGGTGTAAAGCTACAGGATAATCAATTAATGACTAATGGAGGAAGAGTTCTTTGTGTAGTTGCTAAGGGTGATAGCTTGGAAAGTGCCAGAGAAAAGGCTTATAGAGATATAGAAAAGGTTAAATTTAAGGGGATTTATTATAGAAAAGACATTGGAAAAGCTAATAGTTAA
- the purH gene encoding bifunctional phosphoribosylaminoimidazolecarboxamide formyltransferase/IMP cyclohydrolase — MLKRALISVFDKSGVLDLAKFLVNRGVEIVSTGGTYRYLKENGIDVIEVNQVTGFDEILDGRVKTLNPYIHGGILAIRDKESHMETIKEKGITPIDMIVVNLYPFFNKVQEDLAFEEKVEFIDIGGPTMLRSAAKNFKDVIVLTKVEDYGKIINEIEENGDVSFQTRKSLAGKVFNLTSAYDAAISNFLLEEEYPEYLSLSYKKMMDLRYGENPHQTSAYYVSTYEKGAMKNFQQLNGKELSYNNIKDMDIAWKTVWEFEEIACCGLKHNSPCGVAIGETVCDAYKKAYSCDPVSIFGGIIAVNRTLDKETAEEIVKIFSEIVIAPDFTEEALEVLKTKKNLRVIKGEQVPKDKVELVKVDGGILVQSADDKLLNETKVVTEKTPTEDEMKDLIFAMKVVKYVKSNAIVVVKDRKAVGIAGGQVNRIWAATQALERGEEGVVLASDAFFPFGDVVEEAAKHNIKAIIQPGGSIKDQASIDECNKNGMSMVFTGMRHFKH, encoded by the coding sequence ATGTTAAAAAGAGCTTTAATAAGTGTATTTGATAAAAGTGGCGTATTAGATTTAGCTAAATTTTTAGTAAATAGAGGAGTGGAAATAGTATCTACTGGGGGAACATATAGATATCTTAAGGAAAATGGAATAGACGTAATAGAAGTAAATCAAGTTACAGGTTTTGATGAGATATTAGATGGAAGAGTTAAAACTTTAAATCCATATATTCATGGAGGAATACTTGCTATAAGAGATAAAGAAAGTCATATGGAAACTATAAAGGAAAAAGGAATAACTCCAATAGATATGATAGTTGTAAATCTATATCCTTTCTTTAATAAAGTTCAAGAAGATTTAGCTTTTGAAGAAAAAGTAGAATTCATAGATATCGGCGGACCTACTATGTTAAGATCAGCAGCTAAAAACTTTAAAGATGTTATAGTTTTAACTAAAGTAGAAGACTACGGAAAAATAATAAATGAAATAGAAGAAAATGGTGATGTTTCTTTCCAAACTAGAAAAAGTCTAGCTGGAAAAGTATTTAATTTAACATCTGCTTATGATGCGGCTATAAGCAACTTCTTATTAGAGGAAGAATACCCAGAGTATTTATCTCTATCTTACAAAAAAATGATGGATTTAAGATATGGAGAAAATCCACATCAAACTTCAGCTTACTACGTATCCACTTATGAAAAAGGAGCCATGAAAAACTTCCAGCAGCTAAACGGAAAAGAATTGTCTTATAACAATATAAAAGATATGGATATAGCTTGGAAAACTGTATGGGAATTTGAGGAAATTGCTTGTTGTGGCTTAAAACATAACTCACCTTGTGGAGTAGCTATAGGAGAAACTGTTTGTGATGCATATAAGAAAGCTTATTCTTGTGATCCAGTATCTATATTTGGTGGTATAATAGCAGTCAATAGAACTTTAGATAAGGAAACTGCTGAGGAAATTGTAAAGATATTCTCAGAAATAGTAATAGCACCAGATTTTACTGAAGAAGCATTAGAAGTTCTTAAAACTAAAAAGAATTTAAGAGTTATAAAAGGTGAACAAGTGCCTAAGGATAAAGTAGAGTTAGTTAAAGTAGATGGAGGAATTTTAGTTCAAAGTGCTGACGACAAATTATTAAATGAAACTAAGGTAGTTACAGAAAAAACTCCTACAGAAGATGAAATGAAAGATTTAATATTTGCAATGAAAGTTGTTAAATACGTTAAATCCAATGCAATAGTAGTGGTTAAGGATAGAAAAGCTGTAGGTATAGCTGGAGGCCAAGTAAACAGAATATGGGCAGCTACACAGGCATTAGAAAGAGGAGAAGAAGGAGTAGTCTTAGCATCAGATGCATTCTTCCCATTTGGTGATGTAGTAGAAGAAGCAGCTAAGCACAATATAAAAGCTATAATTCAGCCAGGCGGATCTATAAAAGATCAAGCTTCAATAGATGAATGTAACAAAAATGGAATGTCTATGGTATTTACAGGAATGAGACACTTTAAACACTAA
- the purN gene encoding phosphoribosylglycinamide formyltransferase: MFKIAVLISGGGTNLQSIIDNIENGYLKDCAIEMIISDREGAYGLERGKKNGIKTYYVDRKKHKGKLSDEILKIVDGKVDLIVLAGYLSILKGDIIKKFKNKIINIHPSLIPAFCGNDMYGIKVHERALEYGVKVSGCTVHFVDEGTDTGPIILQKTVPVYGEDTPEELQKRVLVQEHKALPEAIKLISQGNISIHGKKLIVNE, translated from the coding sequence ATGTTTAAAATAGCAGTACTTATATCCGGTGGAGGTACAAACCTCCAATCTATAATTGACAATATAGAAAATGGATACTTAAAAGACTGTGCTATAGAAATGATTATAAGCGATAGAGAAGGTGCTTATGGTTTAGAAAGAGGAAAAAAGAACGGAATTAAAACTTACTATGTAGACAGAAAAAAACATAAAGGAAAACTATCAGATGAAATATTAAAAATAGTAGATGGAAAAGTGGATTTAATAGTTTTGGCAGGATATCTTTCTATATTAAAAGGAGATATAATTAAAAAATTTAAAAACAAGATTATAAATATACATCCATCGCTAATACCAGCTTTTTGTGGAAATGATATGTACGGAATTAAAGTACATGAAAGGGCTTTAGAGTATGGAGTTAAGGTTTCAGGATGTACTGTTCATTTTGTAGATGAAGGCACAGATACAGGTCCAATAATACTTCAAAAGACAGTACCAGTGTACGGGGAAGATACACCAGAAGAACTTCAAAAAAGAGTGTTAGTTCAGGAGCACAAAGCACTACCAGAGGCAATCAAGTTGATTTCTCAAGGAAATATATCTATTCATGGCAAAAAACTTATTGTTAATGAATAA